One Setaria italica strain Yugu1 chromosome I, Setaria_italica_v2.0, whole genome shotgun sequence DNA window includes the following coding sequences:
- the LOC101776642 gene encoding L-gulonolactone oxidase 3, which produces MRATFLLLLLLLLSCHAPAPALSLPPRPPVRCGSGDNAACVLSNAYAAWSSDRADCPVSAVAYPASEREVVAAVARASADGARIKVVSGFAHTIPKLACPGGGGGNASTLLISTARLAAVEVDAAARTVTADAGAPLRAVIDAAEARGLSLTAAPYWEGVSIGGLVSTGSHGSSWWGRGGAVHDHVVGLRLVAPAGEADGWARVLPLRRGDELFPAALVSLGLLGVITKITLSLEPRFKRSITYEYRDDSTFQDDFAAHAARHEFADITWYPSQHTAVYRVDDRAPLNASGDGVNDFIGFQPTAIAVTAGLRALETSLERSRNVRGKCAMAAVEGAAKRLVGNGLKNNGLLFTGYPVVGYQGKMQTSGSCARSPASDLLRACGWDPRFRGLFFYESTAIFSPPARFRDFVLDVKRLRDAAGAESLCGVDVYNGLLVRFVRASAAHLGQPEDSVVVDFNYYRASDPAAPRLSGDVWEEVEQLAFVKHGARPHWAKNRLVAFAGVRGKYPRWGQFAAAKRRLDPRGLFDSPWSDEVVGGVEVEVDKGDGCALDGRCVCLEDRHCSPGQGYYCRPGLVFTEARVCRYSVSQNQ; this is translated from the exons ATGCGCGCcacctttctcctcctcctcctcctcctgctgtcgTGCCatgccccggcgccggcgctctcgctgcccccgcgcccgccggtgcGCTGCGGCAGCGGTGACAACGCGGCATGCGTGCTCTCCAACGCCTACGCCGCGTGGTCCAGCGACCGCGCCGACTGCCCCGTCTCGGCCGTCGCGTACCCGGCGTCCGAgcgggaggtggtggcggccgtggcgcgCGCCAGCGCCGACGGCGCCCGCATCAAGGTCGTCAGCGGCTTCGCGCACACCATCCCCAAGCTGgcctgccccggcggcggcggcgggaacgcCAGCACCCTGCTGATCAGCACGGCGAGgctggcggccgtggaggtggaCGCCGCGGCGCGGACGGTGACCGCGGACGCCGGCGCGCCGCTGCGGGCCGTCATCGATGCGGCCGAGGCGCGCGGGCTCAGCCTCACAGCGGCGCCCTACTGGGAAGGCGTCAGCATCGGCGGCCTCGTCAGCACGGGGTCCCACGGCAGCTCGTGGTGGGGACGCGGCGGTGCCGTGCACGACCACGTGGTGGGGCTCAGGCTCGTCGCGCCCGCCGGGGAGGCCGACGGCTGGGCCAGGGTCCTGCCGCTGCGGCGAGGCGACGAGCTCTTCCCCGCCGCGCTCGTCTCCCTCGGGTTGCTTGGGGTCATCACCAAG ATCACGCTGTCACTGGAGCCGAGGTTCAAGCGGAGCATCACCTACGAGTACCGGGACGACTCCACCTTCCAGGACGACTTCGCCGCCCACGCGGCGCGCCACGAGTTCGCCGACATCACCTGGTACCCTTCCCAGCACACGGCCGTGTACCGCGTCGACGACCGCGCCCCCCTCAACGCCTCCGGCGACGGCGTCAACGACTTCATCGGCTTCCAGCCCACCGCCATCGCCGTCACCGCGGGGCTCCGGGCCCTGGAGACCTCGCTGGAGCGGTCCAGGAACGTGAGGGGCAAGTgcgcgatggcggcggtggagggcgcGGCGAAGCGGCTGGTCGGCAACGGGCTCAAGAACAACGGCCTCCTCTTCACGGGGTACCCCGTGGTGGGGTACCAGGGGAAGATGCAGACGTCGGGCTCCTgcgcgcgctcgccggcgtCCGACCTTCTCCGCGCGTGCGGGTGGGACCCCCGGTTCCGCGGCCTCTTCTTCTACGAGTCCACGGCGAtcttctcgccgccggcgcggttCCGGGACTTCGTCCTCGACGTGAAGCGCctccgcgacgccgccggcgccgagagCCTCTGCGGCGTGGACGTGTACAACGGGCTCCTGGTCCGGTTCGtgcgggcgtcggcggcgcaCCTGGGGCAGCCGGAGGACTCGGTGGTGGTGGACTTCAACTACTACCGCGCGTCggacccggcggcgccgcggctgaGCGGGGACGtgtgggaggaggtggagcagctGGCGTTCGTCAAGCACGGCGCCAGGCCGCACTGGGCCAAGAACCGGCTGGTGGCGTTCGCCGGCGTGAGGGGGAAGTACCCGCGGTGGGGGCAGTTCGCGGCGGCGAAGCGCCGGCTGGACCCGCGGGGCCTGTTCGACAGCCCGTGGTCCGACGAGGTCGTCGgcggggtggaggtggaggtggacaaGGGCGACGGGTGCGCGCTCGACGGCCGGTGCGTGTGCTTGGAGGACAGGCACTGCAGTCCCGGGCAGGGGTACTACTGCAGGCCGGGGCTCGTGTTCACAGAAGCCAGGGTCTGCAGGTACTCGGTGTCGCAGAATCAGTGA